In one window of Streptomyces roseofulvus DNA:
- a CDS encoding S8 family serine peptidase, protein MTTPETQSSIPGRSTGTGRAARIAAAAGLVTALVAAGAAPVLAAETPATNPPVKTAEPADKLGAIDAQRLAEAEAAGEPHVTVLVATAPGATEQVAGQLDAVPGGSVGNRNDELGYVRATLPTAKAEAAIKAAAKLSSVQSLDLQAEIKLDDPRPDEGVTGAVEGTTVDRTYPAPSKYTPAKNPYNPSHETGAVEFVEDHPRADGRGVTIGILDSGVDLGHPALQKTTTGERKIVDWVTATDPLTESDGTWRAQITPVAGPVFSAASQSWKAPEGSYQWSRFSESVTAGGDPAGDINRDGDTTDVFGMLYDPAAGTVRVDTDQDFDFTDNAPMKPYKDGYQIGYFGTDNPATEVAERTPFVVEIRKDVPMDPLGGSWVGQKRDFVNIGLVESSHGTHVAGITAAKGLFGGRMNGAAPGAKIVSSRACTWTGGCTNTALTEGMVDLVVNRGVDIVNMSIGGLPALNDGDNVRARLYTRLIDEYGVQLVISAGNSGPGTNTIGDPGLADKVLSVGAAVSRSTWAANYGSAVEKSYAMFPFSSRGPREDGGAAPLVTGPGSAVNTIPTWQAGAGVAESGYALPAGYGMLNGTSMSSPQVAGASALLLSAAKQRGIELSPLTLRTALTSTAKRIPGVAAHEQGAGLVDVVEAWDSIKDGATAHSYKVEAPVDTVIFPAPHTGTGVYDREGGLKVGQKKVYDVTVTRTSGPDRAIEHELDLKYNDGTFRILGDDEVDLPLNKPVTVKLEARPTTAGVHSVLLEADDEDTEGVDKQIMATSVVASDLVAPGYGFSAAGSVQRNSTKSYFVTVPQGATSLEVRIGGLKEKSQTRFIAIHPYGVPVDPTATTGCYPHYNPANTCRPDLRSYANPQAGVWEIEVEARRTSPDLDNPYKLDVSVLGASFDPAVQTVAEAKVGTPAAVEWTVTNTFAALDGKLKGGSLGSQKSETPTIQHHEQQTKTVTIGEGVERLDIAIGNTSDKAADLDLTVLLNGKQVGQSADGDSEEAVSLVKPAAGTYTVVVDGYAVHAEGGTTYDYKDVYFSPSLGTVKVDEAKTYPLANGASAKVAAEVVVGGAAPEGRRFFGQVQLLNARGTVAGTGSVLIGGVTP, encoded by the coding sequence ATGACCACCCCCGAAACCCAGAGCTCCATACCCGGGCGCTCGACCGGGACCGGGCGGGCGGCCAGGATCGCCGCCGCCGCCGGTCTGGTGACCGCGCTCGTCGCGGCCGGTGCCGCGCCGGTGCTCGCCGCCGAGACCCCGGCGACGAACCCCCCGGTCAAGACCGCGGAGCCCGCCGACAAGCTCGGCGCCATCGACGCGCAGCGCCTCGCCGAGGCCGAGGCCGCCGGCGAGCCGCACGTCACCGTCCTGGTCGCCACCGCGCCCGGCGCGACCGAGCAGGTCGCGGGCCAGCTCGACGCCGTCCCCGGCGGCTCCGTCGGCAACCGCAACGACGAGCTCGGCTACGTCCGCGCCACCCTGCCGACCGCCAAGGCCGAGGCCGCGATCAAGGCCGCCGCCAAGCTCTCCTCCGTCCAGTCGCTCGACCTCCAGGCCGAGATCAAGCTGGACGACCCGCGCCCCGACGAGGGCGTCACCGGCGCCGTCGAGGGCACCACGGTGGACCGGACGTACCCGGCGCCGTCGAAGTACACCCCGGCGAAGAACCCGTACAACCCGTCCCACGAGACGGGCGCGGTCGAGTTCGTCGAGGACCACCCGCGGGCCGACGGCCGCGGCGTGACCATCGGCATCCTCGACTCGGGCGTCGACCTGGGCCACCCGGCCCTGCAGAAGACCACCACCGGCGAGCGCAAGATCGTCGACTGGGTGACCGCCACCGACCCGCTCACCGAGAGCGACGGCACCTGGCGCGCCCAGATCACCCCGGTCGCGGGCCCCGTCTTCAGCGCCGCCTCGCAGTCCTGGAAGGCGCCCGAGGGCTCCTACCAGTGGAGCCGCTTCAGCGAGTCCGTCACGGCGGGCGGCGACCCGGCCGGTGACATCAACCGCGACGGCGACACCACCGACGTCTTCGGCATGCTGTACGACCCCGCCGCCGGCACCGTCCGCGTCGACACCGACCAGGACTTCGACTTCACGGACAACGCGCCGATGAAGCCGTACAAGGACGGGTACCAGATCGGCTACTTCGGTACCGACAACCCGGCCACCGAGGTCGCCGAGCGCACCCCCTTCGTCGTGGAGATCCGCAAGGACGTCCCGATGGACCCGCTGGGCGGCTCCTGGGTCGGCCAGAAGCGCGACTTCGTCAACATCGGCCTCGTCGAGTCCTCGCACGGCACCCACGTCGCCGGCATCACCGCCGCCAAGGGCCTCTTCGGCGGCCGGATGAACGGCGCCGCGCCCGGCGCGAAGATCGTCTCCTCGCGCGCCTGCACCTGGACCGGCGGCTGCACCAACACCGCCCTCACCGAGGGCATGGTCGACCTCGTCGTCAACCGCGGCGTCGACATCGTCAACATGTCGATCGGCGGCCTGCCCGCGCTGAACGACGGCGACAACGTCCGCGCCCGCCTCTACACCCGTCTCATCGACGAGTACGGCGTGCAGCTGGTGATCTCGGCCGGCAACTCCGGCCCGGGCACCAACACCATCGGCGACCCCGGCCTGGCCGACAAGGTCCTCTCGGTCGGCGCGGCCGTCTCCCGCTCGACCTGGGCCGCCAACTACGGCTCGGCCGTCGAGAAGTCGTACGCCATGTTCCCGTTCTCCTCGCGCGGTCCGCGTGAGGACGGCGGCGCCGCCCCGCTGGTCACCGGCCCGGGCTCGGCCGTGAACACCATCCCGACCTGGCAGGCCGGCGCCGGCGTCGCCGAGTCCGGCTACGCGCTGCCCGCCGGCTACGGCATGCTCAACGGCACCTCGATGTCGTCCCCGCAGGTCGCCGGCGCGAGCGCGCTGCTGCTCTCCGCAGCCAAGCAGCGCGGCATCGAGCTCTCCCCGCTGACCCTCCGCACCGCCCTCACCTCGACCGCGAAGCGGATCCCGGGTGTCGCGGCGCACGAGCAGGGCGCCGGTCTCGTCGACGTCGTCGAGGCGTGGGACTCCATCAAGGACGGGGCCACCGCCCACTCCTACAAGGTCGAGGCCCCGGTCGACACCGTGATCTTCCCGGCCCCGCACACCGGCACCGGTGTGTACGACCGCGAGGGCGGCCTCAAGGTCGGCCAGAAGAAGGTCTACGACGTCACCGTCACCCGCACCAGCGGCCCGGACCGTGCGATCGAGCACGAGCTGGACCTCAAGTACAACGACGGCACCTTCCGCATCCTCGGCGACGACGAGGTCGACCTGCCGCTGAACAAGCCGGTCACCGTCAAGCTGGAGGCCCGTCCGACCACCGCCGGCGTGCACAGCGTGCTCCTGGAGGCCGACGACGAGGACACCGAGGGCGTCGACAAGCAGATCATGGCCACCTCCGTCGTCGCGAGCGACCTGGTCGCCCCCGGCTACGGCTTCTCCGCCGCCGGCTCGGTGCAGCGCAACAGCACCAAGTCGTACTTCGTGACCGTGCCGCAGGGCGCGACCTCGCTGGAGGTGCGGATCGGCGGGCTGAAGGAGAAGAGCCAGACCCGGTTCATCGCCATCCACCCGTACGGCGTCCCGGTCGACCCGACCGCGACCACCGGCTGCTACCCGCACTACAACCCGGCGAACACCTGCCGCCCCGACCTGCGCTCGTACGCCAACCCGCAGGCCGGCGTCTGGGAGATCGAGGTCGAGGCGCGCCGCACCTCGCCGGACCTGGACAACCCGTACAAGCTGGACGTCTCCGTGCTCGGCGCCTCCTTCGACCCGGCCGTCCAGACGGTCGCCGAGGCGAAGGTCGGCACCCCGGCCGCCGTCGAGTGGACGGTCACCAACACGTTCGCCGCGCTCGACGGCAAGCTCAAGGGCGGCTCGCTCGGCTCCCAGAAGTCCGAGACGCCGACCATCCAGCACCACGAGCAGCAGACGAAGACCGTCACCATCGGTGAGGGCGTCGAGCGTCTCGACATCGCGATCGGCAACACCTCCGACAAGGCCGCCGACCTCGACCTGACCGTGCTGCTCAACGGCAAGCAGGTCGGCCAGTCGGCGGACGGCGACTCGGAGGAGGCCGTCTCCCTCGTGAAGCCGGCCGCCGGCACCTACACCGTCGTCGTCGACGGCTACGCGGTCCACGCCGAGGGCGGCACGACCTACGACTACAAGGACGTGTACTTCTCCCCGTCGCTCGGCACCGTGAAGGTCGACGAGGCGAAGACGTACCCGCTGGCCAACGGCGCGAGCGCCAAGGTCGCGGCCGAGGTCGTCGTCGGCGGCGCGGCCCCCGAGGGACGCCGGTTCTTCGGCCAGGTCCAGCTGCTCAACGCGCGCGGCACCGTCGCGGGCACCGGCAGCGTCCTGATCGGCGGCGTCACCCCGTAA
- a CDS encoding sigma-70 family RNA polymerase sigma factor, which translates to MDAVLVDRVRAVLALGGVPYAELQDGVQQVGLRLLEARAKGDPPRSPGAWCAVVATRVAADWHRARRRDERLGERLTALPAPPGGGGEEDRLLALAVADGLEALPEKQRQVLVLRFYADLPVARIAEELGVPEGTVKSRLHAAVRAMRERLHTDEVV; encoded by the coding sequence ATGGACGCGGTGCTCGTGGACCGGGTGCGCGCGGTCCTGGCGCTGGGCGGGGTGCCGTACGCGGAGCTCCAGGACGGGGTCCAGCAGGTGGGGCTGCGGCTCCTGGAGGCCCGGGCGAAGGGGGACCCGCCGCGCTCCCCGGGCGCCTGGTGCGCGGTGGTCGCCACCCGGGTGGCCGCCGACTGGCACCGGGCCCGCCGCCGCGACGAGCGGCTGGGCGAGCGGCTGACCGCGTTGCCCGCCCCGCCGGGCGGGGGCGGCGAGGAGGACCGGCTGCTCGCGCTGGCCGTGGCGGACGGCCTGGAGGCGCTGCCCGAGAAGCAGCGGCAGGTCCTGGTGCTGCGCTTCTACGCGGACCTTCCGGTGGCCCGGATCGCCGAGGAGCTGGGAGTCCCGGAGGGGACCGTCAAGAGCAGGCTGCACGCCGCCGTCCGCGCGATGCGGGAGCGGCTCCACACGGACGAGGTGGTGTGA
- a CDS encoding aspartate-semialdehyde dehydrogenase — MKVGIVGATGQVGTVMRKILAERNFPVDELRLFASARSAGKVVDGVTIEDAATADYTGLDIVLFSAGGATSKALAEKVASQGAVVIDNSSAWRRDPEVPLVVSEVNPHAVKDRPKGIIANPNCTTMAAMPVLKPLHQEAGLTALIATTYQAVSGSGVAGVAELRTQACAVAEQADQLAFDGEAVAFPEPNVYRRPIAFNVVPLAGNLVDDGTHETDEEQKLRNESRKILEIPELKVSGTCVRVPVFSGHSLQVNARFERPISVERAYELLKDAEGVELSEIPTPLQAAGKDASYVGRIRVDETVENGLALFLSNDNLRKGAALNAVQIAELVAAELQG, encoded by the coding sequence GTGAAGGTCGGAATCGTCGGAGCCACCGGTCAGGTCGGCACAGTCATGCGCAAGATCCTGGCCGAGCGCAACTTCCCGGTCGACGAGCTGCGGCTCTTCGCCTCCGCCCGGTCGGCCGGCAAGGTCGTCGACGGCGTCACGATCGAGGACGCGGCCACCGCCGACTACACCGGCCTGGACATCGTGCTCTTCTCCGCCGGCGGCGCCACCTCCAAGGCCCTCGCCGAGAAGGTCGCCTCCCAGGGCGCCGTCGTGATCGACAACTCCTCCGCCTGGCGCCGCGACCCCGAGGTCCCGCTCGTCGTCTCCGAGGTCAACCCGCACGCGGTCAAGGACCGCCCCAAGGGGATCATCGCCAACCCGAACTGCACCACGATGGCCGCCATGCCGGTCCTCAAGCCGCTCCACCAGGAGGCCGGCCTCACCGCGCTGATCGCCACGACCTACCAGGCCGTCTCCGGCTCGGGCGTGGCCGGCGTCGCCGAGCTGCGCACCCAGGCGTGCGCCGTCGCCGAGCAGGCCGACCAGCTGGCCTTCGACGGCGAGGCCGTCGCCTTCCCCGAGCCGAACGTCTACCGCCGCCCGATCGCCTTCAACGTGGTGCCGCTGGCCGGCAACCTCGTCGACGACGGCACGCACGAGACCGACGAGGAGCAGAAGCTCCGCAACGAGTCCCGCAAGATCCTGGAGATCCCCGAGCTGAAGGTCTCCGGCACCTGTGTCCGCGTGCCGGTCTTCTCGGGCCACTCGCTCCAGGTCAACGCCCGCTTCGAGCGTCCGATCAGCGTCGAGCGCGCCTACGAGCTGCTGAAGGACGCCGAGGGCGTCGAGCTGTCCGAGATCCCGACCCCGCTCCAGGCGGCCGGCAAGGACGCCTCGTACGTGGGCCGCATCCGCGTCGACGAGACCGTCGAGAACGGCCTGGCGCTCTTCCTCTCCAACGACAACCTGCGCAAGGGCGCCGCGCTCAACGCGGTGCAGATCGCGGAGCTGGTGGCGGCCGAGCTCCAGGGCTGA
- the pepN gene encoding aminopeptidase N translates to MPGTNLTREEAQQRAALLTVDAYEVELDLTGAQEGGTYRSVTTVRFDSAEEGAESFIDLVAPAVHEVVLNGHSLDVAAVFRDARIALPRLKQGRNELRVVADCAYTNTGEGLHRFVDPVDGQAYLYTQFEVPDARRVFASFEQPDLKATFQFTVKAPEGWSVISNSPTPEPKDGVWAFEPTPRISSYITALIVGPYHSVHSTYEGPDGQVVPLGIYCRPSLAEFLDADHIFDVTRQGFGWFQEKFAYAYPFAKYDQLFVPEFNAGAMENAGAVTIRDQYVFRSKVTDAAYERRAETILHELAHMWFGDLVTMEWWNDLWLNESFATYTSVACQASVAGTRWPNAWTTFANAEKTWAYRQDQLPSTHPIMAEINDLEDVLVNFDGITYAKGASVLKQLVAYVGQDEFFKGVQAYFQRHAFGNTRLSDLLGALEETSGRDLKTWSKAWLETAGINVLRPEIETDENGSITAFAVRQEAPALPAGAKGEAVLRPHRIAIGFYDLDEAGKLVRGERLELDIEAAEVTRVPALVGKSRPAVVLLNDDDLSYAKVRLDEVSLQNVTAHLGDFAESLPRALCWASAWDMTRDGELATRDYLELVLSGIGKESDIGVVQSLQGQVKAALDLYAAPEWRDAGLTRWTEAALTHLKAAAPASDHQLAWARAFAATARTPQQLDLLAALLEGRETIEGLAVDAELRWAFVQRLAAAGVFDEPEIAAELERDRTAAGERHAATARAARPTEAAKAEAWAAVVEDDKLANAVQEAVIGGFVQTDQRELLAPYTEKYFASIKRVSETRSHEIVQQIVVGLYPTLQVSQETLDATDAWIAANDPVPALRRLVTESRAGVERALKARAADAAAAK, encoded by the coding sequence GTGCCTGGTACGAACCTGACCCGTGAAGAGGCCCAGCAGCGGGCGGCGCTGCTGACCGTGGACGCGTACGAGGTCGAACTGGACCTCACCGGTGCGCAGGAGGGCGGCACCTACCGGTCCGTCACCACCGTCCGCTTCGATTCCGCCGAGGAGGGCGCCGAGAGCTTCATCGACCTCGTCGCCCCCGCCGTCCACGAGGTCGTGCTCAACGGGCACTCCCTGGACGTGGCCGCCGTCTTCCGCGACGCGCGGATCGCGCTCCCGCGCCTGAAGCAGGGCCGCAACGAGCTGCGGGTGGTCGCGGACTGCGCGTACACCAACACCGGCGAGGGCCTGCACCGCTTCGTCGACCCGGTCGACGGCCAGGCGTACCTGTACACCCAGTTCGAGGTGCCGGACGCGCGCCGGGTCTTCGCCTCCTTCGAGCAGCCGGACCTGAAGGCGACCTTCCAGTTCACCGTGAAGGCGCCGGAGGGCTGGAGCGTCATCTCGAACTCTCCGACCCCGGAGCCGAAGGACGGGGTGTGGGCCTTCGAGCCGACCCCGCGGATCTCCTCGTACATCACGGCCCTGATCGTCGGCCCGTACCACTCGGTGCACTCGACGTACGAGGGCCCGGACGGGCAGGTCGTGCCGCTGGGCATCTACTGCCGTCCGTCGCTGGCGGAGTTCCTGGACGCGGACCACATCTTCGACGTGACCCGGCAGGGCTTCGGCTGGTTCCAGGAGAAGTTCGCGTACGCCTACCCGTTCGCCAAGTACGACCAGCTGTTCGTGCCGGAGTTCAACGCCGGCGCGATGGAGAACGCGGGCGCGGTCACCATCCGCGACCAGTACGTCTTCCGCTCGAAGGTGACGGACGCGGCCTACGAGCGCCGCGCCGAGACGATCCTGCACGAGCTGGCCCACATGTGGTTCGGCGATCTCGTGACCATGGAGTGGTGGAACGACCTCTGGCTGAACGAGTCGTTCGCCACCTACACCTCGGTCGCCTGCCAGGCGTCCGTGGCGGGCACCCGCTGGCCGAACGCCTGGACCACCTTCGCCAACGCGGAGAAGACCTGGGCCTACCGCCAGGACCAGCTGCCGTCGACGCACCCGATCATGGCCGAGATCAACGACCTGGAGGACGTGCTCGTCAACTTCGACGGCATCACGTACGCCAAGGGCGCCTCGGTCCTCAAGCAGCTCGTGGCCTACGTCGGCCAGGACGAGTTCTTCAAGGGCGTGCAGGCGTACTTCCAGCGCCACGCCTTCGGCAACACCCGCCTCAGCGACCTGCTCGGCGCGCTGGAGGAGACCTCCGGCCGCGATCTGAAGACCTGGTCGAAGGCGTGGCTGGAGACGGCCGGCATCAACGTCCTGCGCCCGGAGATCGAGACCGACGAGAACGGCTCGATCACCGCCTTCGCGGTGCGCCAGGAGGCCCCGGCGCTGCCCGCCGGCGCCAAGGGCGAGGCCGTGCTCCGCCCGCACCGCATCGCGATCGGCTTCTACGACCTCGACGAGGCCGGCAAGCTGGTCCGCGGCGAGCGCCTGGAGCTGGACATCGAGGCGGCCGAGGTGACCCGGGTGCCGGCGCTGGTCGGCAAGTCCCGCCCGGCGGTCGTCCTGCTGAACGACGACGACCTGTCGTACGCCAAGGTCCGCCTCGACGAGGTGTCGCTCCAGAACGTGACCGCGCACCTCGGCGACTTCGCGGAGTCGCTGCCGCGGGCGCTGTGCTGGGCCTCGGCCTGGGACATGACCCGGGACGGCGAGCTGGCCACCCGCGACTACCTGGAGCTGGTGCTCTCCGGCATCGGCAAGGAGTCCGACATCGGCGTGGTGCAGTCGCTCCAGGGCCAGGTGAAGGCGGCCCTCGACCTGTACGCGGCGCCGGAGTGGCGCGACGCGGGCCTGACCCGCTGGACCGAGGCGGCGCTGACCCACCTCAAGGCGGCCGCGCCGGCGAGCGACCACCAGCTGGCGTGGGCGCGGGCCTTCGCCGCCACCGCCCGGACGCCGCAGCAGCTCGACCTGCTGGCCGCGCTCCTGGAGGGCCGGGAGACGATCGAGGGCCTCGCCGTCGACGCCGAGCTGCGCTGGGCGTTCGTGCAGCGGCTCGCCGCGGCCGGCGTCTTCGACGAGCCGGAGATCGCGGCCGAGCTGGAGCGCGACCGCACGGCGGCCGGTGAGCGGCACGCCGCCACGGCCCGCGCGGCGCGTCCGACCGAGGCCGCGAAGGCCGAGGCGTGGGCGGCGGTCGTCGAGGACGACAAGCTGGCCAACGCGGTGCAGGAGGCGGTGATCGGCGGCTTCGTCCAGACCGACCAGCGCGAGCTGCTCGCCCCGTACACGGAGAAGTACTTCGCGTCGATCAAGCGCGTGTCGGAGACCCGCAGCCACGAGATCGTCCAGCAGATCGTGGTCGGTCTCTACCCGACGCTCCAGGTCTCCCAGGAGACGCTGGACGCGACGGACGCGTGGATCGCGGCCAACGACCCGGTGCCGGCGCTGCGGCGTCTGGTGACGGAGTCGCGGGCGGGCGTCGAGCGGGCCCTGAAGGCCCGCGCGGCGGACGCGGCGGCCGCGAAGTAG
- the alc gene encoding allantoicase yields MTAIEDTQDPHANDAAPYAGGDPYADYRTGDFPFAELVDLADRRLGGGVVAANDEFFAERENLLVRERAVFDPEHFGHKGKIMDGWETRRRRGADAEHVFPAPEDHDWAIVRLGAPGVIRGLIVDTAHFRGNYPQKVSVQATAVEGSPGPEELLDAKWEELVPPTPVRGHAANGFAVDSDRRWTHVRLCQHPDGGIARFRVHGEVLPDPEWLDLLGTIDLLSVLNGGSYEDASDRFYSSPTQIILPGTSRKMDDGWENRRRRVRGTHDWVRFRLPAQGAVRAVEIDTAYLKGNSAGWIALHGRNGETGEWFEIIPRTRLQPDTLHRFRLPARAVVTHVRLDAFPDGGVARLRLHGSLTEEGAADLRARFDRASR; encoded by the coding sequence ATGACCGCCATCGAGGACACCCAGGACCCGCACGCCAACGACGCCGCCCCGTACGCCGGAGGCGACCCGTACGCCGACTACCGCACCGGCGACTTCCCCTTCGCCGAGCTGGTCGACCTCGCCGACCGCCGCCTCGGCGGGGGCGTCGTCGCCGCCAACGACGAGTTCTTCGCCGAGCGCGAGAACCTGCTCGTCCGCGAGCGGGCCGTCTTCGACCCGGAGCACTTCGGCCACAAGGGCAAGATCATGGACGGCTGGGAGACCCGCCGCCGCCGCGGCGCCGACGCCGAGCACGTCTTCCCCGCCCCCGAGGACCACGACTGGGCCATCGTGCGCCTCGGTGCCCCCGGCGTCATCCGCGGCCTGATCGTCGACACCGCCCACTTCCGCGGCAACTACCCGCAGAAGGTCAGCGTCCAGGCCACCGCCGTCGAGGGCAGCCCCGGCCCCGAGGAGCTGCTGGACGCGAAGTGGGAGGAGCTGGTCCCGCCCACCCCCGTCCGCGGCCACGCCGCCAACGGCTTCGCGGTCGACAGCGACCGCCGCTGGACCCACGTCCGCCTCTGCCAGCACCCGGACGGCGGCATCGCCCGGTTCCGCGTCCACGGCGAGGTGCTGCCCGACCCCGAGTGGCTGGACCTCCTCGGCACGATCGACCTGCTCTCCGTGCTCAACGGCGGGTCGTACGAGGACGCCTCGGACCGGTTCTACTCCTCGCCGACCCAGATCATCCTGCCCGGCACCTCCCGCAAGATGGACGACGGCTGGGAGAACCGCCGCCGCCGGGTCCGCGGCACCCACGACTGGGTCCGCTTCCGCCTTCCCGCCCAGGGCGCCGTCCGCGCCGTCGAGATCGACACCGCCTACCTCAAGGGCAACTCGGCCGGCTGGATCGCCCTCCACGGCCGGAACGGGGAGACGGGGGAGTGGTTCGAGATCATCCCCCGCACCCGCCTCCAGCCCGACACCTTGCACCGCTTCCGGCTCCCCGCCCGGGCGGTCGTCACCCACGTCCGGCTCGACGCCTTCCCCGACGGCGGCGTCGCCCGCCTGCGCCTGCACGGCTCCCTGACCGAGGAGGGCGCCGCCGACCTGCGCGCCCGCTTCGACCGCGCGAGCCGGTAA
- a CDS encoding LysR family transcriptional regulator codes for MTEWDIKKLHILRTLRDRGTVTATAETLLMTPSAVSQQLTNLARQLGVPLLEAHGRRVRLTDAAHLVLRHAEAVFAQLERADAALDGYLRGEAGQVRVAAFSTAVPALLVPAVRQLRTACPGLDVRIREAEAGEAYELLTAGEAELALSLAAHAPTARDPQFSRVPLLADPLDVALPAGHPLADAPGLRLADLAAEPWIFGGSGPWSEITTAACEAAGFVPEQAHSASGWTAILAMVEAGLGIALVPRMAAADRRSGTGVVMRVLSADQPRRHVVAAVRRGAEEGPAVARVLAALRQAAVQRENVQQN; via the coding sequence ATGACCGAGTGGGACATCAAGAAGCTGCACATCCTGCGCACCCTGCGCGACCGGGGCACCGTCACCGCCACCGCGGAGACCCTGCTCATGACCCCCTCGGCCGTCTCCCAGCAACTCACCAACCTCGCCAGGCAGCTCGGCGTGCCGCTCCTGGAGGCCCACGGCCGGCGCGTCCGCCTCACCGACGCCGCCCACCTCGTCCTGCGTCACGCCGAGGCGGTCTTCGCCCAGCTGGAGCGGGCCGACGCCGCACTCGACGGCTATCTGCGGGGCGAGGCCGGCCAGGTGCGCGTCGCCGCCTTCTCCACCGCCGTCCCGGCGCTCCTCGTCCCCGCCGTACGGCAGCTCCGCACCGCCTGCCCCGGGCTCGACGTCCGGATCCGGGAGGCCGAGGCGGGGGAGGCGTACGAGCTGCTCACGGCCGGCGAGGCGGAGCTCGCGCTGTCGCTCGCCGCCCACGCGCCCACCGCCCGCGACCCCCAGTTCAGCCGGGTGCCGCTGCTCGCCGACCCGCTCGACGTCGCCCTGCCCGCCGGCCACCCGCTCGCCGACGCTCCCGGCCTGCGCCTCGCCGACCTCGCCGCCGAGCCCTGGATCTTCGGCGGTTCCGGCCCCTGGTCCGAGATCACCACCGCCGCCTGCGAGGCCGCCGGCTTCGTCCCCGAGCAGGCCCACAGCGCCTCCGGCTGGACCGCCATCCTCGCCATGGTCGAGGCCGGGCTCGGCATCGCCCTCGTCCCCCGGATGGCCGCGGCCGACCGCCGGAGCGGCACCGGCGTCGTCATGCGGGTGCTCTCCGCCGACCAGCCGCGCCGCCATGTCGTCGCGGCGGTACGGCGCGGGGCCGAGGAGGGCCCGGCGGTGGCCCGGGTGCTCGCCGCCCTGCGGCAGGCCGCCGTGCAGCGCGAGAACGTTCAGCAGAACTGA
- a CDS encoding DMT family transporter: protein MTPATPATSTPETAIPETATRRPAPARGAGLGLLLALLATVVWSGSFVATRDLADSVPPVQAVFWRWVIALLAVAPFAARPFWRQRAALRRHLGFTALAALFGVTLYNTLVHQAGLTTSATNMGMIMAAAPVIMAVYARLGGERLGARRLLGLAVAVLGVLLLVGRGSLTIDLGPGDLWMFAAALSFASYSALLKRRPAGLDGLAFLFATFVLGAVMLAPAYAVSLAVQGGFPVTPGTVGPLLYIGVFSSAVAFFAWNKAVALIGAARAGVVYYLQPVCVALLSYALLGERLGPAGGACMALILGGVALSSSR, encoded by the coding sequence ATGACCCCCGCCACCCCCGCGACCTCCACCCCCGAGACCGCCATCCCCGAGACCGCCACCCGGAGACCGGCCCCCGCCCGGGGTGCCGGTCTCGGTCTGCTGCTCGCCCTCCTCGCCACCGTCGTCTGGTCCGGCAGCTTCGTCGCCACCCGCGACCTGGCCGACTCCGTCCCGCCCGTCCAGGCCGTCTTCTGGCGCTGGGTCATCGCCCTCCTCGCCGTCGCCCCGTTCGCCGCCCGCCCCTTCTGGCGACAGCGCGCGGCCCTCCGCCGCCACCTCGGATTCACCGCCCTCGCCGCCCTGTTCGGCGTCACCCTCTACAACACCCTGGTCCACCAGGCCGGCCTGACCACCTCCGCCACCAACATGGGCATGATCATGGCCGCCGCCCCGGTGATCATGGCGGTCTACGCCCGGCTCGGCGGCGAACGGCTCGGCGCCCGCCGCCTCCTGGGCCTCGCGGTCGCCGTCCTCGGCGTGCTCCTCCTCGTCGGCAGGGGCTCCCTCACGATCGACCTCGGCCCCGGCGACCTCTGGATGTTCGCCGCCGCCCTCTCCTTCGCCTCCTACAGCGCCCTGCTCAAGCGCCGGCCGGCCGGGCTCGACGGGCTCGCCTTCCTCTTCGCCACCTTCGTGCTCGGCGCCGTCATGCTCGCCCCCGCCTACGCCGTCTCCCTCGCCGTCCAGGGCGGCTTCCCCGTCACGCCCGGCACCGTCGGCCCCCTGCTCTACATCGGCGTGTTCTCCTCCGCCGTCGCCTTCTTCGCCTGGAACAAGGCGGTCGCCCTGATCGGCGCGGCCCGCGCCGGAGTCGTCTACTACCTCCAGCCCGTCTGCGTCGCCCTGCTCTCGTACGCGCTCCTCGGCGAGCGCCTGGGGCCGGCCGGCGGCGCCTGCATGGCCCTCATCCTCGGCGGGGTGGCGCTCAGCTCCTCCCGGTGA